The genomic DNA AATTCCCGGTCCGGAACTAGAAGCCATAATTCCTCGCCGCGCAGGCGCAAAGGCAGATCACGGTAGTAGATATAATAAAGCATCGCTGCGAGGCTTATGTAATTGGCGGCAGCCGTCGCCAGGGCAGACCCTGCGATACCGAGTGCGGGCAACGGCCCCCAGCCCAGAATGAAAAGGGGATTGAGCGCTATATCCAAAAGAACGGCCATTCCCATGAATATGAGCGGGGTCATGGCGTCGCCGCTGCCGCGCAATGCCATCATCAATGTCGTCTGCATCAGAATCGCCGGCATGGCGAGGAACGTAACTTGCAGAAACGCGCGCGCCAGCGGTTCAATTGCTTCAGGCGTTCCGAGCAAATCCAACACCTTTGGGGCGAGTAGCCAGCCGATGATGGCGACGACAATGCTAAGCGGCACGAAAGTACCAACCGTGGTGCCCGCTATTGCGCGCGCTGTCTCGACATCACGCCGCCCGAATGCCTGTCCGATCAGGATCGTCGATGCCATGCCGAAACCGAAGACAAAGGCGGTTAGCAGAAACATGACCAGGTTGCCGTTTGTCGTCGCAGCAAGTGCATTCTCGCCCAGCAACTGGCCGATCCAGATCGTATCGATCGAACCGTTGGCCGATTGCAATATGGAAGAGCCAAGCGTCGGCAACGCAAAAAGCAGCAAAGCCTGATTGATCGGGGCTGTTGTCAGGTCGATGCCTTGTTTCATGAGACCTCGTCATCGGAATGTTTTGTTGTGAAAGAACTGCCTAAATGAAACTGGATGTTCGTCCCCGTTACCGGAAACCTAAATGGTTGTACTCCGGAGTGATGTTGGCAGTTTGCACACCACACGTAAAGTCACGGAAAAGAGTATCGGATGTGACGCAAAGCGATGGTACGACCGTTTTATGCCATTCCCACTAATCAAAAGATTGCTAATATGGTCATGAAAGCATGGAGGGGCTCTATCCATTAAAGGTCTGGCAAATAAGGCATTGCAAGATGCCGATAAGAATGAGGGTGATCTACATCCTGCTCACGCGGGGTGTCAGCCATCACAACTGAACCCGGGCGATCACGCCTGTGCAGGCGAAGAGCAGCTCAATTGGCTCGTCGCAATGATCAATCACGTGCCAGATTTCATCTATGCCAAGGACCTGCAGGGTCGGTTCCTGTTTGCCAATGATGCTGTGGTTCGCAACAACGGACTATCGGACATCAGAGATCTGGTCGGACTGACCGACTTCGAAATTCATGGTGAAGCTGCGATCACTGCTCGCATTTCCGAAATCGAAAAGCAGGTCATGGAAAGCGGCCAGCCGGATCTCGGTTATGAAGAACGCGCCATGCGCGGCGGGGCTGATCGCTGGCTCATGATCTCGCGCGTGCCTTTGCGCGATAGAAGCGGCAATATTATCGGCGTCGTGGGTGTGTCTCGTGACATTTCCATCAAGAAAAGGGCTGAACGCTTCATGCAGGTTCAGGCCCGTATTCTGGAAATGACGGTCAGCGCGGTTGCCATACCGGAATTTGTCGATCAGCTGGCACATTTGCTGGAAGATATTACAGCTGGTGTTCACTGTGTTGCCATGGTTACCGGGGAAACGACTGACGAAGTCGTCATATCCGCGCCTTCGCTGCCTCAACTGGTGACCGGTTTGAGAGGTGGGCTTGAGCCGCTTTCTGCCGCGAGTCTCGAAGTGGTGTTGAGGACATTGCTTCCAGACAGCCAAACCATATTCTGCATCGAGATTCCGTCTGCGGACGCTGAGGGGCACGGTTTTCTAGGCTTGGTGGCCGATGTTGACGCTTCGAAAGACCTTGATCTCAGGGAGTTTTTCACTACTGCAGCGAGGCTGACCGGCATTGCCATAGACAGGCGCATTGCCGATGAGCGCATCCGCTATCTGGCCGAACACGATACGCTGACGGGACTGGCGAACAGGGCCTTCCTGGAGCGAAGGCTCGACGAGATTCTCCAACAGGCAGCTTCCCGATCTCGGAGGGTGGCTGTTGGCTTTCTCGATCTGGATCAGTTCAAACCGGTCAACGATACGCTCGGCCATGCAGCGGGAGACAAGCTCCTGCAACGGATTGCCGGACGGATTTCGGTGCTCCTGCGCGACGGTGAACTAGCCGGTCGCATGGGAGGCGATGAATTCATTCTGGTTTTGCAGGCGGATGAAGGTGATTTTTGCTCCCGGCTGGACGAAATCAGGCGGAAGATCAGCGAGCCGGTCGAACTGGACGGGGCATGTCTGGAGGTCACCTGCAGTATCGGCGTCGCCTGTTTCCCAAGACATGGCGGTGCGGCGGGGGAACTCTTGGCGGCTGCGGATGCGGCCATGTATGACGCCAAGGCGAAAGGGCGCAATGGCCTCAGTGTCTATTCCGGCGAAATGTTGCGCGGATCCACTACAGGCGGGAGCGACCAGTCATAATTGCTGCATGATGTTCAACTCAGCTTGGCTTTGACGAACACATCATAGCGCGTGCTTTTGCCGAGTATCTGGTGGGAAGGTTTGCGCAATCCGACCATTGGGTCGGCACGCAGGGGCCATTTCAGCACCACGCGGTTCTGCGCGGCTTCCAGCGCCACTTGCATCAGTCTTTCGGCATCCGGATCTGTGCCGACGATCTCGCGGATTTGCCGCATTTCCTTTTTGACGAGCGCACTGTTCCCGCGCGGAGGGTGCATCGGGTCAACCAGCACGACCTGCGGCTTCAGATCCGGCAGGAGCAGGCTGGAATCACCCAGCAGAAGTGTCATGCGCGCGACAGTCTCGGCATAGCGACCGCCTTCTTCAGCAGCGCGCGCCAGCCCTTCAGCGAGAAGAGCGTGCATCTTTTCGGAACGCTCGATCAAAGTTACCTTTGCACCCAGCGATGCCAGCAGAAATGCGTCGCGTCCGAGCCCCGCCGTCGCATCCACGATTTCCGGCGTGGCATCGCGTGTCAGACCTGCGGCCTTGGCGAGAGCCTGTCCGCGTCCTTCGCCGGAACGAAACCGGTGGCCGACAGCGCCTCCGACGAAATCAACGACCAGTTCCGATGTATCGATTTTCTGCGACATGGATGCTCTCAGAAGGGGCAGGGCGCGGTAAAGGTCACGGAACGACCATCGGGATGCTGGAAAGACAATTCTTCCGCGTGCAGCAGAAGGCGATCTGCAGCAGCCAGCGCTTCACCTTCGGCATAGAATTCGTCGCCAAGGATCACGTGGCCGAGCGCTTTCATATGTACACGCAGCTGGTGCGTGCGCCCTGTGAGGGGATGGAGCCGCAGACGCGTTGTGTTCTCGTCCCGATCCAGAACCCGCCAACGGGTTTGTGCTGGTTTGCCATTTTCACGGTCGACACGATGACGCGGTTTGTTGTCGGGGTCTATGGCCAGAGGCAGGTCGATCAGCCCTTCGTCATCTTCGACAAGCCCCCAGACCACCGCGACGTAGGATTTTTGCGTCGTCCGCGCTTCAAACTGCGAGGCGATGGCAGCATGTGCCTTGCGGTTGAGCGACATCAGCACAAGGCCCGACGTGTCCTTGTCGAGACGATTGATCATCTGGGCTTGCGGAAACTGTTCCTGAACGCGTGTTGCGAGACTGTCCGACAATGCAGGGTGACGCCCCGGTACGG from Brucella anthropi ATCC 49188 includes the following:
- a CDS encoding diguanylate cyclase domain-containing protein; the encoded protein is MQDADKNEGDLHPAHAGCQPSQLNPGDHACAGEEQLNWLVAMINHVPDFIYAKDLQGRFLFANDAVVRNNGLSDIRDLVGLTDFEIHGEAAITARISEIEKQVMESGQPDLGYEERAMRGGADRWLMISRVPLRDRSGNIIGVVGVSRDISIKKRAERFMQVQARILEMTVSAVAIPEFVDQLAHLLEDITAGVHCVAMVTGETTDEVVISAPSLPQLVTGLRGGLEPLSAASLEVVLRTLLPDSQTIFCIEIPSADAEGHGFLGLVADVDASKDLDLREFFTTAARLTGIAIDRRIADERIRYLAEHDTLTGLANRAFLERRLDEILQQAASRSRRVAVGFLDLDQFKPVNDTLGHAAGDKLLQRIAGRISVLLRDGELAGRMGGDEFILVLQADEGDFCSRLDEIRRKISEPVELDGACLEVTCSIGVACFPRHGGAAGELLAAADAAMYDAKAKGRNGLSVYSGEMLRGSTTGGSDQS
- a CDS encoding class I SAM-dependent methyltransferase; this encodes MSQKIDTSELVVDFVGGAVGHRFRSGEGRGQALAKAAGLTRDATPEIVDATAGLGRDAFLLASLGAKVTLIERSEKMHALLAEGLARAAEEGGRYAETVARMTLLLGDSSLLLPDLKPQVVLVDPMHPPRGNSALVKKEMRQIREIVGTDPDAERLMQVALEAAQNRVVLKWPLRADPMVGLRKPSHQILGKSTRYDVFVKAKLS
- a CDS encoding pseudouridine synthase, translated to MTVLSAVTPVYHPPLEPYLSILHRDAGFLVLDKPSGLLSVPGRHPALSDSLATRVQEQFPQAQMINRLDKDTSGLVLMSLNRKAHAAIASQFEARTTQKSYVAVVWGLVEDDEGLIDLPLAIDPDNKPRHRVDRENGKPAQTRWRVLDRDENTTRLRLHPLTGRTHQLRVHMKALGHVILGDEFYAEGEALAAADRLLLHAEELSFQHPDGRSVTFTAPCPF